The Periplaneta americana isolate PAMFEO1 chromosome 10, P.americana_PAMFEO1_priV1, whole genome shotgun sequence genome includes a window with the following:
- the LOC138707493 gene encoding transmembrane protein 141, whose product MENINELKKQQSAIHPGFGSYLECMTRALFTGLAAFTLAFSSTFIGQSLMKKHLPYGRNNYILVSGCLAAAVSYQVTTQRTKSCQAAWMAVEDKHTYLKQTEKSTHS is encoded by the exons ATGGAGAACATAAATGAATTAAAGAAGCAGCAGAGTGCAATTCATCCCGGTTTTGGGTCATATTTAGAATGTATGACAAGAGCTCTTTTCACAGGTCTTGCAGCTTTCACGCTGG CCTTTTCAAGTACTTTCATTGGACAGTCGCTTATGAAGAAACACCTTCCTTATGGAAGGAATAACTATATCTTAGTATCAGGTTGTCTAGCAGCTGCAGTCTCATACCAGGTGACCACACAACGTACAAAGTCTTGTCAGGCTGCTTGGATGGCTGTGGAAGATAAGCATACATATCTGAAGCAGACTGAGAAATCCACCCATAGCTGA